Part of the Sphingobacterium sp. LZ7M1 genome, AATCATCGGTAATGAATCTCAAGAACGTATGGGCTTGGTGATTGCAGATGAGGATATCGAGAAATTGAAGACGGTTGCTGACCGCGAGCGCTCGCCAATGTACACTGTTGGTGATGTGACTGCTGATCATCGCTTCACTTTCGAATCAAAGAAAACTGGTGAGAAACCTATGGATTATGCCCTAGAGGATTTCTTTGGTTCTTCGCCAAAAACAATCATGAACGATAAAAAGGTACAGCGCAATTATGCTGACCTAGAGTATACTGTAAACGAGGTTCCTAATTACCTAAACCAAGTCCTTCAATTGGAAGCAGTTGCTGCTAAAGATTGGTTGACCAATAAGGTGGACCGTTGTGTGGGTGGCCGTGTTGCGAAACAGCAATGTGCCGGACCTTTGCAATTGCCATTGAACAACGTTGGGGTGATGGCCTTGGATTACAAATCTAAAGAGGGTATCGCTACGACAGTTGGACATGCACCTTTGGTAGCTTTGGTTGATCCAGTTGCTGGATCGAGAAATGCTATCGGTGAAGCGCTTTCTAACTTGGTTTTCGCTCCTATCTATAATGGCCTGAATGGTGTTTCCCTTTCGGCAAACTGGATGTGGGCTTGTAATAACGAAGGTGAAGATGCAAGATTGTACCAAGCGGTACAGGGATGTTCTGACTTTGCAATCGAATTAGGTATCAATATCCCTACCGGAAAGGATTCACTTTCCATGAAACAGAAATATCCGAATGGTGAGCACGTAATCGCTCCTGGAACGGTTATTATTTCTGCTGGTGGTAACTGTACCGACATCAACAAAGTAGTGGAGCCTGTATTGAAGAAAAACGCTGGTTCTATCTATTATATCAACCTTTCTCAGGATAGCTTCAAACTTGGAGGCTCTACATTCGCTCAGGTATTGAACAAAATTGGTTCGGATGTTCCGACCATTCAGGATGCACAGTACTTCAAGAAAGCATTTAATGCGGTTCAGGAATTGATCAACAAAGGTCAGGTTGCTGCAGGTCATGACATCGGTTCTGGTGGTTTAATTACTTCTTTATTGGAACTATGTTTTGCAGATGTGGATTTAGCTGCTGAATACGATCTATCTGCCTTGAACGAATCGGACAGTGTAAAAGCATTGTTCAATGAAAACATCGGTCTGGTACTACAGGCGAAAGAAGATGCGGCATTTGAAAAAGCATTGGCTGAAGCGGGTGTTGAAGCTTTCAAAATCGGTAAGGCGATCAACGGTACTTCCGTGAGCATCAAAAACAATGCGGATTCATTCAGCTTTGATGTGGCTGAAACCAGAGATACTTGGTTCAAGACTTCATACTTATTGGATCAAAAGCAATCGAAAAACGGAACTGCTGACGCACGTTTCAAGAACTTTAAAAATCAGCCTTTGAGATATAGCTTCCCTGCTCAGTTTGACGGTAAAAAACCAGTGATTGACGGAAGCAAAGCTCGTCCTAAGGCGGCGATCATCCGTGAAAAAGGATCAAACTCGGAAAGGGAGATGGCGAATGCAATGTTCCTTGCAGGATTTGATGTGAAGGATGTTCACATGACGGACTTGATCTCAGGTCGCGAAACATTGGAAGATATCCAGTTCATCGGTGCTGTGGGTGGTTTCTCGAACTCTGACGTTTTGGGTTCGGCAAAAGGTTGGGCAGGTGCTTTCCTTTACAATGAAAAGGCTAAGACTGCTCTTGAAAACTTCTTTGCTCGTCCTGACACCCTTTCTGTGGGTATCTGTAATGGATGTCAGTTGTTCATGGAGTTGGAATTGATCAACCCAGAGCATGAGGTTCACGGTAAGATGCTGCATAACACTTCCCAAAAACACGAATCAAACTTTGTGTCGGTGAAGATACAGGAAAACAACTCGGTCATGTTGTCTACCCTTGCGGGCTCAACATTAGGTGTTTGGATCTCTCATGGTGAAGGAAAATTCAATTTGCCAAACCAAGAGGATCAATATAACATCGTAGCGAAATATGCTTACGATCAATATCCACACAATCCAAACGGATCGGATTTCAATACGGCAATGATGAGTGACAAAACTGGTCGCCACTTGGTAACCATGCCACACATCGAGCGTTCAGTTTTCCAATGGAACTGGGCAAATTATCCTGATGGTCGCAAAGACGAGGTTTCTCCTTGGTTAGAGGCTTTCGTTAATGCCCGTAAATGGATTGACAACCAAAGCAAATAAGTTGGAATAACGTAATAGTTAAGAAAAATCCCCATGCCTTCAGCATTGGGATTTTTTTGTTAACTTAAAATCTGAGGAAATGCCCATGAAAGCAAGAGATGAAAAATTAGCAGCAATCAAGGCTTGGACCAGAAGCAATGAAGACATTCGAGCAGCATTGCTGACGAGCTCCTTGGTCAACCCCTTGGCTCCAGTAGATGATTTCTCTGATTTGGACATCGAGCTTGTTTTCCTTGATCCTACACCCTATCTAGAATCTAAGGATTGGATTGATCTTTTTGGAGATCCCCTGAATGTTTACGAGGAAGGAATTGAAGCCTTTGACGGGAAGCATGCCATGAAGATGGTGCAATATTGGGATGGGGTAAAAGTTGATTTCAAGATCTATAGCGTGGAGCAATTTAAAGCTGAAGTATTGGCTGATGAACTTCCTGAGGATTGGGATATCGGTTATGAAATCTTGATCGATAAGGAAGGTCTTTGCAAAGGTTTACAGCATCCGAACTATGAGGTCAGTATTATCAAAGAACCTACTGAAGAAGAATTCCAAAAGATCGTTGCGGATTTCTTTTGGGATGTGACCTATCTTCCGAAATGTCTGGTCCGTGGGGACCTGTTCTACCTCAAATTTATGGTTGAAAAGATCATTCGGGTTGAATATTTTATTCCTATGATCGAATGGTATATTGGTAGTAGAAATCAATGGGACGTGACAACGAATAAGTATGGTCGACTGTTCAAGAAATACCTAAACACAGCGGAATGGGAAGAATTGGGAGCAACTTTTGCCGGGGCGGATATGGAAGAAAACTGGATAGCCTGCGGCAAATTGATCGATATCTTTGATAGAATGGCTCAAGCTGTTTCAAAGGTCCAAGGATACTTCTATGATCTGGATAAAGCTAATGCTACAAAAGAGTTTTTCAACATCCATAATCCAAAAAAATAGTGCAAATAACTACCCTTATGTATCATAAGAGTAGTCATAGCCTATAACTTTCCATTTTCCATCAATCAATTCGAGAAAGTATACAAAACCATGCCCGCACATTATTCCACAGTGGTAATAGGTGTGGATCAAAGCTTTTTTCTTATCAGCAGTGAACAGTGGCTTTTCGAAAGAATAGAATTCAATGAGGTATGCCAAATTGTTATGTTTGCCGTTCTGTATTGGTTTCAAGATTTTGGACAACTTGGTATAGTTGGGGTAATCTTCAGTATCCAATAATTGGGTTTGATAGGCATTGAAATCTTTTATGTCACTGGATAGTTTCTCGGATGCCAACTCAAGAACAGATAGCTGAGACTTCATATCAAATTCGCTGCCTAAGCTGGAATTGTAGTATCCTCTCCCAAACTTAGGATCGTAGAATTTAAGATCTAAATTTTTATCAAGAACATACCTTGCTGTATCAAATTCAACCACCGCATCCACAACCTTGGAGAATTCAGCTCCAATTGGGGAATAAGTCGGAAATACGCTTTCTAAGAACTCTTTCCCTGAGATATTATTTGTTTCCTTTTTCTGCCTACATGCCACCATCAATATGATTAGCAATGTATAAATCCCGAACCTTTTCATAATCCTTACCTTTTGTATTGATATGATGAAAAAGTAAACAGGATTGCATAAAGTAGACGATGGATAAAAAGGAAATTCTATCCAACAGGGTAAAAATCCTTTTCTTCTTTTATCTCCTATTCAACCTGGATTCCTCTAAATCGAGATTATGTTCCAAGGACTTCAATATAGATTCGTCATAATTCTTTTCGCTGACCAAGGTATAGATTACATCCCTCCTCACATTGATCAGATCCTGCATCACCTGCTTATACAGCCCCCTTTCATTCGCAATCTTGATCTTCGACTCGCTACTTAAGTTGGTGGCGGTAGATTCCAAGCTTCGTTTTAAGGATAGATTAATAGCTTTGACGGTATTGCTTTCTTCGAGCTCTGTAGCATACTTAGTTTTCAGCAATTCCATTTCTTCCTTCACTAATCGATATCTGATAGCTTCTATCTGTGCCTCTTCTGGGATCTCTGATGACTTGCCATCGAGGTTGACCAACTTGATCAGCCATGGCAGACTCAAACCTTGCACGACCAAGGTTATCAAAATGACCACGAAGGTGATGAATAGGATCAGGTTACGGTGCGGGAAATGCTGGCCACTGGAAGCATAGATCGGAATCGCCAAGGCAGAGGCTAAGGATACCACACCGCGCATTCCAGCCCAACCTAAGATCAATGGCATCTTCCATCCTGGTGATGGTTCTTTCTTACGGACCTTAGGAAATATCCTGGGAACATAATTGACGATGTAAATAAATGCTATACGGATTACAATGATCACCAAAGTGATGATCAGTGCAATTTCAATCGCCCAGGACGTGGATACGCTTTCTATACCATCAATGATAATGGGAAGTTCCAAACCGATCAATATAAACACAAAACCATTCAATAGGAATCCGACGGTTTCCCAGACCTCACGCGTCTGAATCCGGGTATTATAATCCATGTAGTCTTTGGATCGATAGGAAAGGAACAATCCACCGGAAACCACGGCCAATACACCCGACCATTCGAAGTGCTCCGCAACGATGTACATTATGTAGGGCGCGATCAGGGTGATCGGAGTAGTTATGCTGGATGCTTTGGCAATGTATTTCAAGAAATAGAATAGGATATTGGCGATGACCAGTCCCACGCACACGCCCATAACGGCGAGTAAAAAAAATCCAACCACTGCTTCCTGCATGGTAAATGCACCGGTCATAATGACCGCCAAAGCCATCCGGAATACCGTTAGGGAAGCTGCATCATTGACCAAGCTCTCCCCCTCCAACAAAGTGACCCCACGCTTAGGCATGCTCACTCCCTTGAGGACAGAAGTTGCCGCAACAGCATCGGGAGGAGAAATAATACCGCCCAATAGGAATCCTAATGCAAGCGTAAATCCCGGAATTAAATTGACAGATAAATATGCAACAGCTATGGAAGTAACAAAGACAAGTCCGAAGCCCATGGTCAGGATAGACCTGCGGTTGCTCCAGAAACTATTCCATGAGGTATACCATGCTGCTTCAAATAATAGAGGCGGCAGGAAAACCAAAAACACCACATCGGGGTTTATACTGAACTCGGGTAATCCTGGAATCAGGGAAATCGCTAATCCACCAATTACCAACAAGATAGGATAGGATATCTTGAACCGCTGAGAAACTACAAATAACATGGACATGAAAAAAAAGAGAATCATGACCAATAATATATTGGATTCGATCATATTATCTTAATTAATAGATATCTTTGTGCACAGTAAAAATAATGGAAAAAAACTCAAAAAATCTACACCCGCGCAATAAGTTCAATCAGGATTATGACTTCAAGAAACTGATCAAACATGTTCACCAATTGAAGAAACACATCGTTGTACTTCCTGATGGCCGTCAATCCCTAGACTTCAGAGATCCTGAATCTGTTTTCCTTTTGAACAAAGCTTTATTGGAATCGGAATACAAGATCAACAACTGGGACCTATTGAACGGTAGCCTCTGCCCTTCCATTCCGGGTAGATTGAATTATATCCATTATTTAGCTGACCTCATCCAGCCTAAAAACCCTAAGAAAGTCAATGTCCTGGATATTGGCACTGGCTCTAGTCTTATTTATCCTATTCTTGGCTTCTTGGAATACCATTGGAATTTTGTGGCATCCGATACCCATATCCCTTCCATACAGCATGCCCACAAGATCCTGAATGACAATCCTTATCTAAAAAAAGGAATCAAGATAAGACAGCAAGAAAACAGTGACCATATCCTCAAAGGAATTATTCAACCCAATGAATATTTCGACGCAGTACTTTGTAATCCCCCATTCTACAAATCGCGTGAAGACTATAGGCAAACGGTTCTGAAGAAAAACCAGAAGCTCCATCAGGAAGCTGAAAGCACGAAAACCAATTTCCAAGGTCTTTCGAATGAGCTTTGGTTCCCAGGTGGTGAAAAGAAGTTCATTAGCAACATGATCTATGAAAGCTTTGACCTAAGAGATCAAATTGGTATATGTTCGGTTCTGGTTTCAGATAAAGACAACCTGAAGCCGTTAAAAGCTATCCTCGAATATCACAAAACAGAGGGGGTAAAAGTGACACAAATGAATCAAGGCAACAAGATAAACAGAATTCTTTCTTGGCAGTTGAATAAATAAGACCAAAGTTTAGTTTAACTTTTCTATGTTACAATAGATCAAAATCCACTTTAACGTTAAAGCAGATTTGGACAGGAATCTTTATTTTTTTAAAAAAAATTTGCTAAAACGTTTTTAATTTATAAATTAGTCTTAACCATTAACAAAACTAATACTAACAGTCACTTTATGAACTTATTTTTACCTACAACAACCTGCAATTTATTTTCCGGCTAATTAAAGGAAATCTTGTTTAATTTTTACCCAAACTAAACACAATTAACCATTGCTGTACTGGAATCCTATTACCCAAAAACTTTAAATTATGAACCAAAAAAAATTGCATTTAAACTTTATGAGCAGTTAACGGATTTAAAGCAAAGCCTTCTATTTCCCTTTTACTGACCGAATAGCTCCCTTCTGGATTTGCTATCCGAAACCTACTAGTATCTACTATTTTACTAACCTATAAACAGCACTACAAATATGAGTGTATTATGGAAGTTTAAATCGTTATTGATTTTTATGTCTATGTCCGTGGGGCATGCGCATAGTCATAACGTTGATTTTGCCAACCTATCCCTGCAGGACACAACCGAAACGGACTCTATTCCTACAGTCGATACCTTGGCGGAGTTAAAGCCACTTTATGAACTGGACCTACCTAAGTTCAACAACCTTCGGAACATGAAAGCCAATTCGCTGATTACTGCCAATAGTTTGCAGCAGTATATCAAAGGTGAATTACCAGGCGTCTATGTTTCTGAATCAAGCGGTGAGCCTGGAAGTAATATCCAGATGTTCGTGCGCGGTATCAGTAAACCTATCCTGAGCAATAGGGATATTTACAATACCCAACCCTTGGTCGTTCTAGATGGTGTTCCCTTAATCGGAGAACATCCTTTTGCGTTTGATGTGCAAAACTATGACATCGAACGTATCGGAACCGAAAACAACCTCCTGGGCAACATTGATTTCGACAACATCCAAAGCATCAAGGTATTAAAAGACCTTTCGGCAGTTGCAACCTATGGTCCGCTTGGGGCTAACGGAGTCATTGAGATCACGTCGAGGAAGACTGAAGGTGATGGCGACAAAAGAATAACGGTAAACAGTTATATCGGAATGTCTCAACGCCCTCGCGTCACTACCATAAACGGTGCCTATGAAAATTCATTTAGGAAGCAATTTTATGACCTCTACACCACCAATGGTAAATACAACCAGGACGATGTCTATCCAATCTATTTAAGTGACTCCTTAAATAACGATTACTATGGACCATCAAACTGGTCTGATAGCTATTATTCCAATGGACTCAACCATGGTGTCAATGCCAATATCTCGGGTGGTCAGCCTCGTGCTACCTTCCAGTTCTCTCTGGGAAATGTAAAAACCTCAGGAGTAGCGGATGACACTAAATTTGACAAGTACAATGCTCGTTTCTTCTTGAACCTGAGACCTTTCAAATGGCTAAACTTTGAAACCCTTTTCAATGCTTCGCGATTGAACAGGGACCGCAACAGAAACTTGCGCAACAGATTTGCCATGATGGGTTATCTTCCTGACCTAGGTGCTCCACTTGCTCCTAACAAGGAAGTTTATGATTCCTATCTAAAGGAATTCGACAAGAGCTTTGACAATAACTTCAGCAATATCCTGGAAGGATTCTTCCGTTTACAGGTAAATGTTGGAGCTTTAAAGATCCGTAGCAAGTTCGCCGTTGATTATAACGAAGGCTACCGCGACCTTTTCTACCCAAGCACCATCTTAGAGAAAAGTAATTTCGCTTCTAACTACTATGGTTACAACCAACGCTTATTGGTGGATAACCAAGTTTCTTACGATATAGAAAACGATGCAAACTATTTCTATTTCGAAGCTGGGAACACCTTGATGTGGGATACCTATAAATACAACTATGCCTATGCATACAAAGGTGTCAATGACTTCATCAAACTTAACCTATTGGAGTCTGACCCAAACAACGGGAACTATCTAAATCCTACTGCTTTCCCTAGACAATTGGTCTATAAGTTCTTGGACAGAACCAAACACAACATGGTCAATCTATACGGTAAAGCATCTTATACCTATAATGAATCCTATACCGCTGCATTGACACTTCGTTACGATGCATCATCAAATGCACAACCGACTACAAGATGGTTCTTCTCTCCTATCCTAGCCTTAGGATGGAATGCGAAGAATGACTTCATGAAGGACAACGAATCCGTTAGCCTATTTAATATCAGAGCCAGCGTAGGCAGGATGGGTCACTATAATCTGTATGATAATTACGGACAAGGACCTAGCTATACTTCAGAAATTGGCTATACCGGTAATGCAATCGTTCCGGGATACAATGGTTTTGCGGCATTGGTTCGTCCATATAATATAGGCTGGGTGGGATATGACCTTCCTTGGAGCTATTCGGATAACCTGAACTTAGGTTTTGACCTAGGTTTCAAGAACCGCGATATCCAAGTTTCCCTTGATGCTTACGTTCGCGATAGCAAAGATCAGTTGATCATGTTGCCAGGTAAGAAAGACTTCGGTTATGACTATCAATATGAAGCTGGAATGGATGTCCGCAATATGGGTATCGACCTTACTGCTTCAGGAAATGTAGTACAAAATGACAAGATCACCTGGAACACCGGGTTAGTATTAGGCGTAAACACAAATAAGCTATTGGCATTGCCAAATAACCTGGATGAAATCGAAGTGAACGACCGATTATTGAAAGTTGGTGAGAGAATCGATGCCTTCTGGTTATATGAAAACAACGGAATGTACCAAACAGACCAAGAAGTTCCGCAATCAGGGGGTCAACGAATGACCTACAATGGTATCATCTTGAAAGCTGGTGATCCAATCTGGTCTGATACCAATGGGGATAACCAGATCAGCAAAGAGGATAAAGTCCTACAAGGCAACATCATCCCTAAGCTTAGCGGTTCATGGAACAATATGGTTGCTTACAAAAACTTTGACTTGAACCTGAACTTCTACTTCAACCTTGGAAGAAAGATTGTCAACCAAGAGATGTCAAACCGTTTCAACTTTATTGAAAATGAGAATGCCAGCAGCATAAATTCCATCAAAGAGATCACCTACTGGGAGAAAAGAGGGGATTATGATCAATATCCACTTTACAACCCTTGGTCATCCGTTGCGCCATTCCAAACCAATCAATCCCTATTCCTTGAGGATGGTTCTTTCTTGAAACTTAGAACAGTAACCTTAGGCTATAATTTCAGGGATATCGTTGGAAACCGTTTAGGCCAAAAGGGAGATCTATATGTCTATTTATCTGCCAACAATTTATTTACTGTCAGCAAATATTCTGGAAGGGATCCAGAACTGGTGAATTACATGGGTTACGACCAAGGTTATTCCCTTCCGATTCCAAGAACATTTGCCTTAGGATTCAAACTTAAACTGTAACCGATCATGAAAAGAATATTAATCATTTTAATCGTATTGAGCCAAGTTTTCGTGTCCTGCAAGAAAATGCTGGACATCAATTCCACTCGATTGGTTTCAGAAGAAAATATGTGGCTTAGCATGGAGGATTCCAGAGCGGCCTTAATGGGAGTTTACGGATTGACCAAATCCGCACTGAATGATAACAATGCACATTGGATCTATGGCGATGTACGTTCCGGAGAGTTCTCCGTGCCTATCCGCCAAGACTTGAAAGCTATCGCCAAAAACGACCTGAATGCTTCCTTCGGCGTAATGAACGACCTAAAGAGCTGGAGACGTTGGTACGCAGTAGTGAATGCTGCCAATATCTTCCTAGAACGTATCCAGGAGGTAAAGGACAATGACCAACGCTATACCAACAACAATATGGTGGTGGATATCGCGCAAGCCCGTTTCCTACGTGCCTTTGCCTATTTCTATATGGTACGCATTTGGGGAGACGTTCCATTGATCGTCTCTTCTAAAGAAGGTACTTTTGATGATCAACCTCGCGAAGATCAGAGCAAGATATTGGCCTTTGTAGAACAGGAATTGCAAAAGGCAGCAGATGATCTTCCGTTCCTTTTTAGCTCCAATGACCCGCAGCAACAAGGAAATTACTACAACGAATCCAACAGCAGATGGGACGGCGCCTTAGCTCGTAAAACTACAGCTTATGCCATTTTAGCCCATGTTGCAGCCTGGCAGAGTAATTACCCTGATGCTGCAGCATACGCTAAATTTGTTATCGACAATCAACAGAAAGGTAGCTTGACTTTACTCCCTACCAATAACCTAACAGATCCAAATGGATTCTTCTACGATAAAAACCGGAATCAGTTATTAGGTTTCGGACATATCTACAACCATGTGGAAGGTTCCTTTACAGGGCACATTGAAGAGTTAACCTTGGCATCGCCCGTGGTAAACAAAAGTATCCCGGATATGTACATGTCCAAAGACAAGATCCTTTCCATCTTCAATGAATCTACCGATGAACGCTTCTCTGCTGATACCCTAGGAAATCCTGTAACCGAGGTTTATTTCAAAAACTTCAATGGACAGTATCCTATCTTCAGCAAAGTGAAATGTATCATGGGTGGAGTAACAGACCCAACGTTCAGGTTCTATTCCAGTGCCACCATTATCACCCGTCTTGAAGACATGTACCTATTGCGTGCAGAATCATTGGCGGTAATTGGTGAGCAAGCAGGAGCAATCGACCTATTGAATACCATCCGCGAAAGAAGAGGGCTTACGAACTATTCAGCAGCGAAAAATGGAGACTTGATCGATGCGATCTTCCAAGAAAGAAACCGGGAGCTGATGGGTGAAGGGCATCGTTGGTACGATATGGTCAGACAGTACAAGATCAAGAATGACAATTCAGATCTGAGCAATCTGATCCGTTCCAAAGGACAATATTGGCCGATCTCTGCCCAAGTCTTGACCCAGAACAAATTATTAACCCAAAATGAATATTGGAAATAAACCGTATAACCATGAAAGTCAACAATCTATTTTATAGTTTACTCTCCTTGATTTTGGTTAGCGGATGCACCAAAGACAATGGATATTACAACGAGACGGTAAATAAGGTGACTTATGATGGTACTATTTTGGAGTACCTTCAAAGTAAGCCCGGCGTTTTTGACTCCCTACTTAAAGTATTGGATCGCACAAAAATGCAAGCAGTGCTCGCTTCTAATGATAAATACACCTTCTTTGCACCAACCAACCAGAGCTTTCAATTAGCAATCGAAAACCTCAACAATACCCGCAAAGAATCGGATAAACCTTTGGAATATTTATCCAATGTGGACCTCCTACAATTGGATACCATGATGGCTCAATACCTGATCAAAGGCTTCTACCCTAGTGATTCCATGATGATGAAAGATGGAATCCAACTGCATGACTACAAATTCAAAAGAACGATGAACGCTAAATTAACCACAGCGACCTCATCAGGATTTGAAAGCGGCGGCCCTAAGGTCATTGAATACTCGGACACAAAGAACAGTCAGTTCACCAGAAACTGGATTACCGCAACCACTGCTTCCATCAACATCGAAGCAAAGAACGGGATGATCCACGTTGTTTCTCCGAACCATGTTTTCGGTTTTAACGACTTTGTGACCCGATTGACCTACATCCCACCTCCACCAAACTTATTTGTAACCGTCGGAGGTAAATTCTCGGTATCACGCGAGAACGATGGTGGTGTCAATGCCGTTGAAGCATCAAAATATGTGTTTGAT contains:
- a CDS encoding RagB/SusD family nutrient uptake outer membrane protein, which encodes MKRILIILIVLSQVFVSCKKMLDINSTRLVSEENMWLSMEDSRAALMGVYGLTKSALNDNNAHWIYGDVRSGEFSVPIRQDLKAIAKNDLNASFGVMNDLKSWRRWYAVVNAANIFLERIQEVKDNDQRYTNNNMVVDIAQARFLRAFAYFYMVRIWGDVPLIVSSKEGTFDDQPREDQSKILAFVEQELQKAADDLPFLFSSNDPQQQGNYYNESNSRWDGALARKTTAYAILAHVAAWQSNYPDAAAYAKFVIDNQQKGSLTLLPTNNLTDPNGFFYDKNRNQLLGFGHIYNHVEGSFTGHIEELTLASPVVNKSIPDMYMSKDKILSIFNESTDERFSADTLGNPVTEVYFKNFNGQYPIFSKVKCIMGGVTDPTFRFYSSATIITRLEDMYLLRAESLAVIGEQAGAIDLLNTIRERRGLTNYSAAKNGDLIDAIFQERNRELMGEGHRWYDMVRQYKIKNDNSDLSNLIRSKGQYWPISAQVLTQNKLLTQNEYWK
- a CDS encoding fasciclin domain-containing protein, producing the protein MKVNNLFYSLLSLILVSGCTKDNGYYNETVNKVTYDGTILEYLQSKPGVFDSLLKVLDRTKMQAVLASNDKYTFFAPTNQSFQLAIENLNNTRKESDKPLEYLSNVDLLQLDTMMAQYLIKGFYPSDSMMMKDGIQLHDYKFKRTMNAKLTTATSSGFESGGPKVIEYSDTKNSQFTRNWITATTASINIEAKNGMIHVVSPNHVFGFNDFVTRLTYIPPPPNLFVTVGGKFSVSRENDGGVNAVEASKYVFDGNPETKYLLGSFGGNWMQVELNTATAANSYTLTSANDAVERDPIDWTLTASDDGENWVTLDSKSGEEFTSRFQQRVFWINNTKAYKFYRLNVQRVRSGDLFQLADWSVNKGTK